A part of Salmo salar chromosome ssa18, Ssal_v3.1, whole genome shotgun sequence genomic DNA contains:
- the LOC106577488 gene encoding uncharacterized protein KIAA0232 — MRPVSDGPAPVSFSRTHPPVGPLPTSEMSLLHSLGPVQSWLGQELEKCGIDAMIYTRYVLSLLLHDSYDLQDQENDILGWEKGTGKKWGKSKKKGGGTDLSLEEIKKQAAVQCLRSASDENSGIESLVEELCSKLKDIQNKQKEEKPLNKSYGSQSPEQVESSSSKDQVEMYYEAFPPLSEGSVCLQEIMTVWNKAKASAYSGSSSSAAPQTSTDTSSPKDCNSDGEAANERTPEACSTTTNPTSERAQQRRSKKEKENRYHGGATVEDRAAVHSKRQARHRSEGKYRPRSWSSGSSEAGSSSSGNPGDSKISSRKAVRIRHKSKETGSRSKRGRNRGQVKLALQAIDKEGRRNAGGSSSSTTGGPARQTQLYKKGNRPLKEIRKYPGWGDAKESGAEASNKKEYMEEPLWYTEPITEYFVPFSSRKSKLETKYRSKVDSRDDLTMSANFERLSERMQGIYIANASFQRSYLAAGTFVDGHFVEVPGDSNEANDLNGTSSFPPPEDSRDLDDDHLSEFTHFYEVDIYQSILDPSASDSVQESRILSMIRQKSEEQRDFETECCLVLDGLELQGESAIRVDCQETLSADGFLMQDLERMAQVWECYSSSSSEDKDGESFVGDSPVQLSPTLDGVTFTISTLPGNLEEPHLPEATSDASGLNNSCFSLFELQYDSPTLSFPCDSLTVGQENNTDSSSCLEPHCNKQSRLLIWTKNSAFDETEHCSNLSTRTCSPWSHSEETRSDNEQINVHTEESALIGNEEINCIILPISSTYLEEEILDFLQEDTGRQCDEVNVGTVSNPTFAKKSKLESICGIALEQYDAGMFSHDTNQQCDNYSSGIIKDIWTAIGDGDPELSLGGEKPGEGLFSKESSSYHCGCLDVQLKEVCPIQGPLKKAVQHSEYHLWEGKNEEQALLAKNELSKMNASGDYMTPSKPWDVNPEKDNTSFILGGVYGELKTFSGDQDWAVVPPGDARGSLLQCAAAAASGSDVVTIAGTDVFMNTGSCFAPGHKPFWRPLVSFGQSDQATIGGGEGLNKGFSLIFHEDLLGSCAGFQGEEPGLDNPFASFDLNNQFSQVLHVECSFEPEDMASFSPGFKPKSILCSDSENDAFHPRLYGINQTTQYRAIRISPRTHFRPISASELSPGGGSESGVDSEKEEEKSVPFLALPDVFDDPQADLKPLEEDAENEGPCYGKSELESGKFLPRLKKSGMEKSAQTSLDSQEGSNTLLPIAEQEICLDCEMAAAAGAATLMASGRMDVPVNQIQKEESCREKEACKCATAGQCPTYGKTYDFIEDLHEFPLLNISGQGGTGSQQDECWWQNTLCSPLFPGSQSTGSSNI, encoded by the exons AACTCTGGAATCGAGAGCCTGGTCGAGGAGCTTTGCTCCAAACTCAAGGAcatccaaaacaaacagaaag AAGAAAAACCGCTCAACAAATCTTATGGATCTCAGTCTCCTGAACAAGTTGAGTCCTCTTCCTCAAAGGACCAGGTGGAAAT GTATTATGAAGCCTTTCCTCCTTTGTCAGAGGGATCTGTTTGTCTCCAAGAGATCATGACGGTGTGGAACAAAGCTAAAGCCAGCGCTTACTCTGGCTCATCATCCTCTGCAGCCCCGCAGACCAGCACTGACACCTCCTCCCCAAAAGATTGCAACAGCGATGGTGAAGCTGCTAATGAGAGAACCCCTGAGGCATGCAGCACTACCACTAACCCAACCAGCGAGAGAGCCCAACAGCGACGCAgcaagaaggagaaagagaaccGATACCATGGTGGCGCAACAGTGGAGGACCGAGCTGCCGTTCACAGCAAGAGGCAGGCGAGGCACAGGTCAGAGGGCAAGTATCGGCCTCGCTCCTGGTCCTCTGGCTCTAGCGAGGCTGGCTCGAGCTCCAGCGGGAACCCAGGCGATTCCAAAATCTCCAGCAGGAAAGCAGTCAGAATCAGGCACAAGTCCAAGGAGACGGGCAGCAGGAGTAAGAGGGGGCGCAACAGAGGACAAGTGAAACTGGCTCTGCAGGCCATTGACAAAGAGGGGCGCAGGAATGctggaggcagcagcagcagcaccactgGAGGCCCTGCAAGGCAAACACAGCTCTACAAAAAGGGGAACAGGCCGCTGAAGGAGATTCGAAAATATCCAGGTTGGGGAGACGCAAAGGAGTCCGGAGCTGAGGCCAGCAACAAAAAGGAGTACATGGAAGAGCCCCTGTGGTACACAGAGCCCATCACAGAGTATTTTGTACCTTTCAGTAGCAGAAAGAGCAAACTGGAAACAAAGTACCGGAGTAAGGTGGACTCTCGAGACGACTTGACTATGTCTGCCAACTTTGAAAGGCTCTCTGAGAGAATGCAAGGCATCTACATTGCCAACGCAAGCTTCCAGAGGTCGTATCTGGCAGCGGGAACCTTTGTGGATGGGCACTTTGTTGAGGTGCCAGGCGACTCAAATGAGGCTAACGACCTCAATGGGACCTCAAGCTTCCCTCCGCCCGAGGATAGTAGAGATTTAGATGATGACCATCTGTCTGAATTCACTCACTTCTATGAAGTCGATATTTATCAATCCATATTGGATCCTAGTGCCTCAGACTCAGTACAAGAGAGTCGGATCTTGAGCATGATTCGACAGAAGAGCGAAGAACAAAGAGACTTTGAGACAGAATGTTGTTTAGTGTTAGATGGCCTTGAGCTGCAAGGGGAAAGTGCAATAAGGGTGGACTGTCAGGAAACTTTGTCAGCTGATGGGTTCCTCATGCAGGATTTGGAAAGAATGGCTCAGGTCTGGGAATGTTATTCATCCTCTAGCTCTGAAGATAAAGATGGAGAAAGCTTTGTAGGGGACTCTCCCGTTCAGCTCTCCCCCACTTTGGACGGTGTTACATTCACCATCAGCACGCTGCCTGGAAACCTGGAGGAGCCTCATCTCCCAGAAGCCACGAGCGATGCGTCTGGTCTGAacaactcctgcttctctctttTTGAGCTGCAGTACGATAGCCCCACTCTTTCTTTTCCCTGCGACTCACTCACCGTTGGTCAAGAAAACAACACAGATTCAAGTAGCTGTCTAGAACCACATTGTAACAAGCAGTCTCGTTTGCTAATATGGACCAAAAATAGTGCCTTCGATGAAACTGAACATTGTTCAAACCTTTCAACCCGAACCTGCAGTCCATGGTCGCATTCGGAAGAGACGCGTTCAGACAATGAGCAAATAAACGTTCATACAGAGGAGTCCGCTCTAATTGGCAATGAAGAGATTAATTGTATAATCCTCCCCATCTCTAGTACATACCTAGAGGAAGAAATCCTGGACTTTTTACAAGAAGACACCGGTCGTCAGTGCGATGAGGTCAATGTAGGCACAGTGTCCAATCCGACCTTCGCAAAGAAATCTAAATTGGAGTCCATTTGTGGAATAGCGTTAGAACAGTACGACGCTGGCATGTTTTCGCATGACACAAACCAACAGTGTGACAACTACAGCTCAGGGATAATAAAGGACATTTGGACAGCTATCGGAGATGGAGATCCTGAACTATCACTAGGAGGAGAGAAGCCAGGCGAGGGCTTGTTCTCCAAAGAGTCGAGCAGCTACCACTGCGGTTGCCTTGACGTGCAGCTAAAGGAAGTTTGTCCCATCCAGGGGCCTCTGAAGAAGGCAGTGCAGCACTCTGAGTACCACCTGTGGGAAGGCAAGAATGAAGAGCAGGCCCTCCTGGCCAAAAACGAACTCTCGAAGATGAATGCTTCTGGGGATTACATGACGCCGTCCAAGCCCTGGGACGTGAACCCTGAGAAAGACAACACATCGTTCATCCTGGGAGGAGTGTACGGAGAGCTGAAGACGTTCAGTGGTGATCAGGACTGGGCCGTGGTGCCGCCTGGCGACGCGAGAGGCAGCCTGCTACAGTGTGCCGCTGCTGCTGCCTCTGGCTCAGACGTGGTCACCATTGCTGGTACAGATGTGTTCATGAATACGGGCAGCTGCTTTGCCCCTGGCCATAAGCCCTTCTGGAGGCCCCTGGTCTCCTTCGGGCAGAGCGACCAGGCTACTATAGGAGGTGGGGAAGGTTTGAATAAGGGATTTTCTTTAATCTTCCATGAAGATTTACTCGGATCCTGTGCAGGCTTCCAAGGCGAGGAGCCAGGACTCGACAACCCGTTTGCGTCCTTCGATCTGAACAATCAGTTCTCTCAAGTCCTCCACGTAGAATGCTCCTTCGAGCCTGAGGACATGGCTTCGTTCAGCCCGGGGTTCAAGCCCAAGTCTATATTGTGCTCGGACTCTGAGAACGACGCTTTCCACCCACGGCTATACGGCATCAACCAGACCACCCAGTACAGGGCCATCCGCATCTCTCCCAGGACTCACTTCCGACCCATATCCGCCTCAGAGCTGTCGCCCGGTGGAGGGAGCGAGTCGGGGGTTGATTccgagaaagaagaggagaagagtgtTCCATTCCTGGCCCTGCCAGATGTCTTCGATGACCCTCAGGCCGACCTCAAACCGCTGGAGGAGGACGCAGAAAACGAGGGCCCCTGCTACGGGAAGTCAGAACTGGAATCTGGTAAATTCCTGCCCAGATTGAAGAAGTCTGGCATGGAGAAGAGTGCCCAGACCTCACTGGATTCTCAGGAGGGCTCCAACACCCTCCTGCCAATCGCTGAGCAAGAGATTTGCTTAGACTGCGAAATGGCGGCCGCAGCGGGAGCAGCAACATTGATGGCAAGCGGACGGATGGACGTCCCAGTCAATCAGATTCAGAAGGAAGAATCTTGCAGAGAGAAGGAAGCCTGCAAATGTGCAACGGCTGGTCAGTGTCCCACATATGGGAAAACCTATGACTTCATTGAAGATTTGCATGAG TTCCCTCTATTAAATATTAGTGGACAGGGAGGAACTGGCAGCCAGCAAGATGAGTGCTGGTggcagaacacactctgttcccCCCTTTTCCCCGGATCTCAGAGTACAG GGAGCAGCAACATCTGA